The sequence ttgtttgagttgaccctacctttaaacaGATTTTTGCATGGTCTGCTCTGGTAGACAAAAGAGGTGTGTGTTCCTATTTTCTGGGTGtgtagaatattattattataattctaattattattctaattattattattatttcttattatacatattattattatacataatattattattattattattattattatcagtgtTTCTCTTTTCTCAGACATGGCGTCAAGATTTGCAGATGAAGAACAAACATCAATGATTGGGGACGACAGAATATCCTGTCCCCTCTGTTTTGAGGTGTATTCAGACCCCAGGACCCTGCCCTGTGGTCACACGTACTGCCTAAAGTGTTTGCAGGACCATATTTCTGCCAGTATCAGTCGTGGCTACGCCTCAAAATGTCCCCTCTGCAATGGTGCCATCCTAATCCCAGACCAGACACAACCGGAAAGCTCGTGGGCCGCACAGTTCCCTCGTGCTCTGGCACTGGTGGACGCCATAGATCAAGTGAAGATTTTGAAACAGCGTGAGTTGACCAGCAGGTGTTGAAAGTAGTATGCATGAAGTTCACATTCACTTTTACCAGTAAAACTCTCCACTATTTTCACGCTctcacacacagtgacacacagtgataaacacacacactcaaagtgataaacactcacacacagtgataaacacacacagtgacacactaATAAACACACATGGCTCATTCCACGCATTAACTCATCCTGGgatgcaaaaattaaaattcatctTATAAATTCAAAAAgtgcttttttaatattttggatatgtatatttatgttaaataacaaataaatcatAAACAGTGAGATAATTTTGTGTGTACTGCTATTTGAAAATACAACacctgcaaacaaaacaaaacacaaaaatatagttAAGCTTGTTCTTTGCTTAAAAATGTTAGTTAATACCAAAATGAGTCAGTATCTAGTCATTTGACAGACAACTGGGTGTCTTAAGATTTACcacctctttcttttctcttcatATAACAGGTTTATTTGAAAAACCACTCAAAAGTAACAAAATTTTGCATGTAACACACGTAACGCAAAAAACCAACAAGTTTTCATAATTAGTAAAATACTTaatcatttaaaatgtgttttttaggttaaaagttaaaataccAATATGAAACAAATTTGACCATTTTTGGTTTGCAAAAGCTGCAAGTTATTATACCATGTAGCATTTACTGAGTGTAACACACGTAACGTTACATGTGTTACATGGGTTAGGGGATGAATGTTTTACCCAACAAACACGTCTTTAAATAATGAATTGTATAAAACAATCTTAATACAGTCAATGTGAACTCTACTACTATCTGTATACATTTATtgaagtatttatttatatagctaTGTACTGGCTTTACACTTAACATTAGAATATTTAGAGTTGGGAATTTGGTTCTggaatataaataatatcttgacCTGTCTTAGCTCCCAAGCATGCCAGCAGGAACTGGAGGTTCAATTTTGCAAAGAGCACACATGGACAGGaattaatggtacatgtatctaCTGGTACTGGCCacttccatatatatatacccttTTGTAATTGACACAACGACTAACGTGAGAGCCCCCCTCTAGGAATCTGGCCTTTTATTAAGGAACAAACACCAGGGCTTACCCTGTCCATTGTCAAATTAGCCAGCTGCTAATTTTCATGCAAAgtagctacaacatttagtctttggcaaataaaatgttctttaaattAGTCAGTTTTGAATAGTTTTCGagtaaactctctctctctctctctatatatatatctgaaaatttcTTCCAGTGTGAACCCTGCAACATCTATATGTAATTACCAATCACTACAGTGAAATAGTGTTTTATCATAAGGGACACAAATTCATCAAGATATTCTATAATGTGGCAGTTCAACATCCATATGATATAGTGATCTCTTCCTTTAAATTCTTACAAGTGGCTTTGCCAAACacaccacaccccccccccccccccccccccccaggtttctgccagagagtaaaatgggtatggtgctatatatacccaaatgttttggcagattttattattttaagttaactttttgacaaaattaattactcttatcattactgtatgcttttcttaaccctatAATCTTAACCgtaacccattttatttctgggggaggcccctcACCCATAAccatgttgactgtggttgcattcaactCCATAGCGacatacccaaacatttatttctggggcggatccagcttttctgatgggggggggggggggggggggtccaagacaaaaaggtcaccataacattatgaaaaggcactattgaaaaattacacatggttcacatggaccataatataatagtgctacaacagggacgctggcagacgtattctacagtgttctatacattgacagaataaataaatttgtaaaaaacctaaaaatcctaaataaaaggggcacttctcaaatttgaggggggggggggggggcggacaccttggacccccctctagatccgccccagtatttctggcagaaacactgccccTATCCTGCCAGCAactaatttttcaatataggtAGCAGCTCTGTAAATGTATCTTCTTTAGTGTCTTCCTAAACAATGTAATTCATCTTTAATATAATGATCAGATTactattaaaaatgtaaaacataacattttatgcaaAGGCTGCAATAGCCAATGAAATTTACCAGTTGCCTTCTTATTTTGACAAGTCTGATGTAAGATTTTGTAAAAGGAGGTTCaggatgcactgactggaatattAGTACTACAAGTATGAGTTAGCATAAACAGGCAAATTATTTGAGTGATATTTGCCACTGAAAAAGGTAGGTGGTGCTAACCCCCTCTAAATCCACCCATGAGAACAGAATACTTAACTTTTCTgctaaaacattattaacagtcactaaaaacaaaatgaagtaaaacaaataaaatttgtttgcgACAGGATGCTTACAAGCTAATATGTTCAGTTTCTCAAATCAGACGTGTAACACACGTAACAAATTTATGTAACACACGTAACacaacattttaatgattttaaaaaacaaatatctgagTAATGAGATTATTCTTTTCTGATAAATATTAACTTACATTTTGGTGATTAAAAGCaatatacaaaatgttattatcaCTTGTAAACTCACAGAACTTTGGCAACTTTCAAATCTTATAGAAAAATGTCTGTCGTGTGAATGTAACACATGTAACACAATCAAATCTAAGCCATTACAAGTATGTTTGAAATTTAGCcaatgtttcttgttttattttgtgaagtACTAAAGTAGGATTATTACTAATCAGTAGGTTATAACAGGAGCCCTTTCATAGATTTCTAATTTACACACATTGTCACTCAAAGTGAGTCTGAAGTGTAATACGCGTAACGTGGAATGAGCCACATACACATTGATATAAACACATTGATACACACACATGTGCACAGTTataaacactcacacacagtgataaacacacatacacacagtgacacacatactaataaacacacatacacattgatatacacactgatacacacacatgcgcacagttataaacactcacacacagtgataaacacacacacacacactaataaacacacatacacattgatatacacactgatacacacacatgcgcacagttataaacacacacacagtgagaaacacacatacacacagtgacacacactaataaacacacatacacacagtgacacacactaataaacacacacacacagtgacacacactaataaacacacatacacacagtgacacacactaataaacacacatacatgtgtacacacagtgacacacactaataaacacacatacacacactaataaacacacatataacttgtataacaacaaaacattgtttaagtcattattattttgcagttattttataattttattataataattaatatatttattaatatgctGATTATTACAATGatcattatacatattattatatatatcatacataattattattattattaaaaaaagaaaattctttATACACTTTTATTCGGACAGTTTTCTgagaattgtttatttaaaaaaatgacaatattgAAATACagaatttataatattaatttgtactatttaatatacaagtatatttttaatcttaAATAAGCACCACAATAGTAAAATGCAGATGTgagttgttttggggttgttgtttttcttctaaataaTACATCCGAAAACATTTAAGCAAAACACTGAGTAGAATGAAGGGTTAACCAATTTGCATGTTGCTAATTATAACTATTTTACAGTGAACTcgcacaaatacacaaacacagtaTTAGGCttagacaaattttaaacagcagatCTCTTGTAGTCTTTCTAAACactataaaaatgtatccattaatttccattaTTTCagtgtacataattttacccttatACCCTTTGGCAAAAAACCTGGGAGTAAATATagtaaaaatagaataataaataattataataattaataaataaagctGACTTGCACTACCTGATTTTTTTCAGTATGATCACTTTTTCTAAGAGTATTGATGCAATGGTTAAATaccaattaaatattttacagacaaaatacttttactataaaatattaatcatgATTATTTAAACACAAATTTCTTTCATAAAGTTAGCTGTACATGTGTAcagtaatgtaatttttaatttaattgtttgaatttaattcAATGTTAAGTTTTCACATTtacatttctcacaaactaaaAGTCCTAGATCAACGCAGCTATAGAACTATGGTTGTTCAACTCAATGAACATTAATGAAacccaatgtattttttgtgctggggtgtcatttaaacatgcattcattcgttttaaaaaatatatattagaatacatattttcattaaaaggtttattattattattttcgttAACTAAAATTTAAGATTAATCATGAATTCTTCACCATATAATGgattttacaaaattacaaattaattattacacatattattacttttaattagCCTAGGTCTGTTTAttatcacatttttattattaatatcacatattGAGGTAGATATCTATGGGTACAGCTGCgagtttattgttattaatatcacGTATTGAGGTAGATATCTATGGGTACAGCTGCGAGTTTATTGTTGTATTTGGAGTTTCTATTGTGCgagtttattgttattaatatcacGTATTGAGGTAGCTATCTATGGGTACAGCTGCgagtttattgttattaatatcacGTATTGAGGTAGATATCTATGGGTACAGCTACCAGTGACGCCATATTAGGTTATGCTAGGGGAGATACTtaatttcatgtaaatacacatgtaattatttatagtttgtaattttatttcctagGTGATGCCCCTTCCGCACTGAAACAGCCACTAAAAAATGCTTTACAGTTAGTCTGCAAGACGCTGCGATCATTTTGCGGAATTCTTGACGATAACATCAAGAATGAAGTGGACCGATTACAGTCTGGTCTGGCAGTCAGCGCGGCGGAGGTGTCTGGAGAGATCGACCGGAGAGGGGCGGAGATAATCCAGAAACTAACAGAAACTGTCCACGCGGAGCAGAACAGGCTGAAGAAATATTTAGAAACTTCtgtactaactactaacaatgaCATAGACACAATATTCACTAAAGATAAACATTTATTgcaaaaaggaaaagaaaactTAAAACTGGGCGAAAACCTCATAAAATCAGGGTCAGATTCTGAAATCAAAACAAAtctttctaaattacaaaaaatagcTTCAGAAATTTCTCAAACAAATCCTAAAACTGAAATTCCCGagttaaaaattactttgaCCGACtcgaaaaagaaaaacactgaAACTTTTTCTGTTGACATTGGAGAAATATTAAAACCTGACATAAAATCTCTGACAGACAAACTGACACTGACAGACACCCGGACAGACAGGCAAACAGACACTGACACTGACAGAcccggacagacagacagacagacagacaggcagacagacagactgacactgacagacacccggacagacaggcagacagacagactgacactgacagacacccggacagacaggcagacagacagactgacactgacagacagactgacactgacagacacactgacagatgacagacagacagactgacactgACACAGATCCTGACTATATTGACATCGACGGTGctggacagacaggcagacagacagactgacactgACACAGACATTTCACACAAAGATATCATCAGATAAACGTGATCCTTGTCTATATTCCATCGCGGTGCTGGGAGGGGAAAGATCTAAGAAAATTGTTGTAAGTGATTTCAACTcctgtgtaaaatatttttctgttgACAACTTTAAACTGATTAAATACGATCTTCCCAGTGAACCATGCGGCCTTGCTAGGTCACGTGACCAGCAGGTTGTTGTCGTCCTGCCAGGAAACGTCAAATATTATATCTGGATATACAAGATGACATCCGCCTGACAAACACACTGAACACTGAGAAACAGTACAACTTCATATCAGTGTTACCTAGCAACCGTCTGGCGGTCACTGAGTGGGGTGGTGAGTGTGTAGACATACTGGATGAGGGGGGTCGCGTCATTCAGTCTCTCCCCCGCGACTTGATCCCCCGCCCCTCGTGTCTCACAGTGAAAGGCGACTCTCTGGTTGTTGTATCAGAGGACAACAGTTTGaaatgtgtgacgtcatcaGGACGCGTCACGTGGCAGTCACGTGATTCAGCAAGGCTACGTCATCTACTCGGTGTCGCGTGTGACATGGAAgagtttgtttatgtttgtgattGGGAGAGAAATTGTATTGTCCAGTTGTCACGTGACGGAGAGGTCatccgtgacgtcatcacggACCAGGATGGATTGTCCGaacctctgtctgtctgttgtgaCCAGGATAAACTTTATGTCGCCCAGAGAGATGGAGACGTTAAAATATTTAGATGGCTGACAGCGAACCCGTGAAACTCTTCAGACTGACTTTGTGTTTGTGAAACGAGACGGTTTAAAATGGCGAAACAGATCAAAGACTTTAACACTTTTAGTAAATGTCCGTCAAACTTctgataattaatacattagcTAATTAATtctcacaatctaattaaaaacaatgtctGCTAATATTATACACAAAAGACAATTACAAGTTTTATATTAATGACAACTGAACGGTTCGCACCATTtactaattaatttaattaaacaattaaacatCTTTTATTAACCTAAAATCAGCAAgaaaatatgtaaaaacaacaaagaaaaattattattattaattaattaattaattaaattgtttttacctGTTCACACCTGAATCCTTTGATGTTGAAACACAACAGAAAATATGAAATCCAACAACGCGAAACATTTCACACATTTCTCCACATCCAGAAATAATTAAACTCatccatttgaaaaaaaaaaaaatttccacATCCAGAAATATTTAAGAAATCTGAGAAATATTTAATCACATCCATTGTTGTAAGAAATCCACATTTCTGAagaatttttatctttttaatatCACATCCTCTTTCAAACAAattcattctttcttctttgtttttaattgaacaCATCCATGAAttttgtatgaaattatttgtgaaaacctttcaacattaaaaattccattatttgtttgttaaatccTTTCCCTGTAATATTTCACAGTTTATCTCCTGTAAGAAATCTCTCTGcagattgtaaaatattttctttcttcacGTCCACATTTTCCTCCTCCAATCTCGAACATCGAGACCCAAAGTCTTGTCCAGTGACGTCATCTTTCGTTCCTCCAGAGAAATTAGAAAATTCATCAAAACAAAGTAATTTTTTCAATAATTCTATTCGCGATTTTCTCTTTCACTCAGGCAGATTAGAGAAATCACCAAAACCAAGTCTTCTTCACTGATGTCGACTGTGAAatcaataaaacacaaataaaatacgTTCTGCCTCTACTGAAATGACAAACTTCCCGTCACGTGGTCGACTGGGCCAGGGTTAGTTGGGGTGGGTGATGGGGGTGAAGGGGAGGCTGTAAGACGATATAAAAACTCGAATGTAATCCTCAAAGACCGCAAAAAGtaaatttcatttgaaatttcTGGATCCATATCAAGTTCTAATAGTTATGTACACCAGtacaaaatcccccccccccccaaaaaaaaaaaaaaaaaaaaaaaaaaataaaattaaaaattaaatgccaACCCCCAACCGAGTTTGTAAGACGCAGGTAGGCCCTTATCAATCAATGGCGACTCGGCTTACTATAGACAATTTGCACTAACCACTCACATAGTAGAATAAAGCGCCGTTTATGTTGATGTTTCAATGGGAGGGGGAACACGAGAACCGTGGGTCTATTGGGAGGTACACATtcccatggggggggggggggggggagatatgaatctttatttacaaaaacaaaagtaaaaaaaaaaaaacaaacataaaatctAAACATTTTCCTCTTCAAATGGGGGTATGCTTacattttgtttggttgttcatcaattaagatccccccccatccccccccatCCACCATCAGAGGTTTTCCCCAACATTAGGTTTAGTAAATTACCATCACCGACTTATAATCTAGTCTGATTTTTTTTGATTAATCATTGTTTAGTAAATTAGCATTTTGTCTGGTTGTTCATCCATTAAGATTGTATCAAAAGACATTTAGAGGTTTTCGCCCAGGTTTTATAATCATttggacatattttatttatttcattactttTTTTTGGTAATGATTGTTTAAACTTATTTTGTCAATGTCTTggaatgtttacattaaatacAATGATCTTATCTCGGCAAGTTCTGCTCCGTGTagacatatatatgtttaaatatgtttaacattaatttttgtatatactTATTTTATCACTGGCGCGTGTGCAATTGCTGGTGGGattttccctattagctcagttggtaaaccgggggggggggggacattttGAGGGTTTTTTCCAATTTATTTTTCAGGGGCGTATAACTCGACCCCCCCCCATAACTTCGATGACCAGTctagacacacacaccctccccgctaaaatccctgcacacgcgccagTATCACACAACATGTCAGTTATGATGTTGTTAAAAACTCATGTATTTTCACTTAGTTCTGAttcgtgtgtgtatatatgtatttcatttatatttatattttgtatatcatttTCAggttaattttgtatatagttaaAGAGTAATATGTTTATGGAACATTATCTACAATATCGTTcacaatataaatgtacatgtatctgactacatatgtttttaaatatcaaataagGGCCGTCATATCCTGGACCCCCGACTTTATCTACCTAAGTAGGTTTATGAGGTGATAAGGGGTCAGTCGCACATGTATATAGGCTGGAATTTCAAACCAGGGCCGTCTGATCCTGGAAGGGGCGCTGGTCCCTTCCACTTTTGTCTTTACAAGTAGGCAAATGGTAGACAAgctaattaatttaaaatgtagccTAGCACAATGTGATTCAGAAACTTAACTTGTTTTTATCATTACAGATCCGTACGGAGAAGGGGGCAAGGGATGTGGGGTCAGTTGCACGCCTAAAAAATcgatgttgttatttttaatcaacAGGCGACTTTTCTGGGCACAGACTCTCTATTACTATACACCGACTCTTTTTGAACTGACACCCCTCTTAGTCTAGACTAGGTACGGA comes from Gigantopelta aegis isolate Gae_Host chromosome 13, Gae_host_genome, whole genome shotgun sequence and encodes:
- the LOC121387713 gene encoding E3 ubiquitin-protein ligase TRIM13-like isoform X1 is translated as MASRFADEEQTSMIGDDRISCPLCFEVYSDPRTLPCGHTYCLKCLQDHISASISRGYASKCPLCNGAILIPDQTQPESSWAAQFPRALALVDAIDQVKILKQRDAPSALKQPLKNALQLVCKTLRSFCGILDDNIKNEVDRLQSGLAVSAAEVSGEIDRRGAEIIQKLTETVHAEQNRLKKYLETSVLTTNNDIDTIFTKDKHLLQKGKENLKLGENLIKSGSDSEIKTNLSKLQKIASEISQTNPKTEIPELKITLTDSKKKNTETFSVDIGEILKPDIKSLTDKLTLTDTRTDRQTDRLTLTDTRTDRQTDRLTLTDTRTDRQTDRLTLTQTFHTKISSDKRDPCLYSIAVLGGERSKKIVVSDFNSCVKYFSVDNFKLIKYDLPSEPCGLARSRDQQVVVVLPGNVKYYIWIYKMTSA
- the LOC121387713 gene encoding tripartite motif-containing protein 59-like isoform X3 is translated as MASRFADEEQTSMIGDDRISCPLCFEVYSDPRTLPCGHTYCLKCLQDHISASISRGYASKCPLCNGAILIPDQTQPESSWAAQFPRALALVDAIDQVKILKQRDAPSALKQPLKNALQLVCKTLRSFCGILDDNIKNEVDRLQSGLAVSAAEVSGEIDRRGAEIIQKLTETVHAEQNRLKKYLETSVLTTNNDIDTIFTKDKHLLQKGKENLKLGENLIKSGSDSEIKTNLSKLQKIASEISQTNPKTEIPELKITLTDSKKKNTETFSVDIGEILKPDIKSLTDKLTLTDTRTDRQTDRLTLTDTRTDRQTDRLTLTQTFHTKISSDKRDPCLYSIAVLGGERSKKIVVSDFNSCVKYFSVDNFKLIKYDLPSEPCGLARSRDQQVVVVLPGNVKYYIWIYKMTSA
- the LOC121387713 gene encoding tripartite motif-containing protein 59-like isoform X2, with product MASRFADEEQTSMIGDDRISCPLCFEVYSDPRTLPCGHTYCLKCLQDHISASISRGYASKCPLCNGAILIPDQTQPESSWAAQFPRALALVDAIDQVKILKQRDAPSALKQPLKNALQLVCKTLRSFCGILDDNIKNEVDRLQSGLAVSAAEVSGEIDRRGAEIIQKLTETVHAEQNRLKKYLETSVLTTNNDIDTIFTKDKHLLQKGKENLKLGENLIKSGSDSEIKTNLSKLQKIASEISQTNPKTEIPELKITLTDSKKKNTETFSVDIGEILKPDIKSLTDKLTLTDTRTDRLTLTDTRTDRQTDRLTLTDTRTDRQTDRLTLTQTFHTKISSDKRDPCLYSIAVLGGERSKKIVVSDFNSCVKYFSVDNFKLIKYDLPSEPCGLARSRDQQVVVVLPGNVKYYIWIYKMTSA
- the LOC121387713 gene encoding tripartite motif-containing protein 59-like isoform X4, with the translated sequence MASRFADEEQTSMIGDDRISCPLCFEVYSDPRTLPCGHTYCLKCLQDHISASISRGYASKCPLCNGAILIPDQTQPESSWAAQFPRALALVDAIDQVKILKQRDAPSALKQPLKNALQLVCKTLRSFCGILDDNIKNEVDRLQSGLAVSAAEVSGEIDRRGAEIIQKLTETVHAEQNRLKKYLETSVLTTNNDIDTIFTKDKHLLQKGKENLKLGENLIKSGSDSEIKTNLSKLQKIASEISQTNPKTEIPELKITLTDSKKKNTETFSVDIGEILKPDIKSLTDKLTLTDTRTDRLTLTDTRTDRQTDRLTLTQTFHTKISSDKRDPCLYSIAVLGGERSKKIVVSDFNSCVKYFSVDNFKLIKYDLPSEPCGLARSRDQQVVVVLPGNVKYYIWIYKMTSA
- the LOC121387713 gene encoding tripartite motif-containing protein 59-like isoform X5, whose protein sequence is MASRFADEEQTSMIGDDRISCPLCFEVYSDPRTLPCGHTYCLKCLQDHISASISRGYASKCPLCNGAILIPDQTQPESSWAAQFPRALALVDAIDQVKILKQRDAPSALKQPLKNALQLVCKTLRSFCGILDDNIKNEVDRLQSGLAVSAAEVSGEIDRRGAEIIQKLTETVHAEQNRLKKYLETSVLTTNNDIDTIFTKDKHLLQKGKENLKLGENLIKSGSDSEIKTNLSKLQKIASEISQTNPKTEIPELKITLTDSKKKNTETFSVDIGEILKPDIKSLTDKLTLTDTRTDRQTDRLTLTQTFHTKISSDKRDPCLYSIAVLGGERSKKIVVSDFNSCVKYFSVDNFKLIKYDLPSEPCGLARSRDQQVVVVLPGNVKYYIWIYKMTSA